The nucleotide window AGCTGTGATGGAGCTGTGTTCTCTGCAGGTCCTCAGGAGCTGGCAGTGAATAACACCGAGAGAGGGACTGTGAAATGGCTGTTTGTTCCACAGATACACCAGCCTGTTCTCGGGAAACAGCAGAATCCCATGGGCCACACTGTTTTTGCGTGATAATGCAATTAAAGACTCCCTCGTGCTGCATGCACAGGAAGGACTGTGCAGAACTTGTAGCAGCAACcgctttgctgctttttcagaagtCTGAGACTATAAAGGGAGTGATTTTCCTTACTGGGAGCCTGTACTTGGggctgaaaatacttttctagCAGCTTGGGCTGCTCTACAGTGTTGCAGCTCATTCCCGCACAGATTTCTGGAACAGGGAAATCAAAGTAAACAGGATCTTACCCCCCAGAGATCGAGTTCTGCCTGGAAAATCTTATTCCCTTCAAAGATGACGTGAACCTCAAGCTGAAAGATCAACAGAAAATTATCTTAGTGGGGCGGCACAGCACTTCCAGCGCTGTTCCCTGGACAGCGCAGCTGCCTTCCTGCCCTGTACCGCATCCCACgtcccagctgcagtgtaacTGCCGATCCCTCAGCAGCTGCCTCTCACCCCTTCCCCGTGCTGCAGCTCCACCTCTGCCACCAGCTGAAGGTCTGGAGGCCAACAAAGCCCCACACTGAGGCCAAAAGCCACTGAGGCAGCGAggctgggcagctgcagccacaAAGCCACCGGGCTCTCAGCTCAGGAAGCGCCAACCCCAAACGGGGGTTGAAGAGCACCAGGAACCCAGCTGGCATGTGGCTCGTCGACACAGGGTGCCATGAAAGCCCCAGCCAGCTTGCTGGCCCCACTCACCACGGTGCGGTTGGCCTTCACGCTGCTGAGGGCGGGCAGGGGGTTCTTGGCATAGATTGTCACCACCACTTGGCTGCCGGTTTGGTGCCAGTCCTGTCGGCACGACACCGCCTTCTTGTCCTGCTGGGGAGAAAAACCCATCATGGTGTGGCGTCCCCCAAGATGTTTGTGCCAGAGGGTGCTCTTTGTGTGTCTGTCCTTCGCAGAGAGCAAACTAAGGACAGCATCAGCTGAGCGAGAGCAAACCCTGCATGTTGTTTTGGAGGGGAGGTGGTTTGTGTGAaggtgggcagcccctgccggACTGCCCCATGCAGCACAGGACATCAGTGCTGTGCTCCAGGATGTGTTAAGAGCAGACATCCCCTTGTTCTAGGGTCACTCTGCTGTGCCCAGGCTCACACCAGGagcaggcacaaagcctttGCATCACATCAGAGTTCATTCActctgcagggacagcagaAGATGCCCTCTCAAAGCAGCCTCCCTTACACCCCCTGCGTGTTTTCAGCCCAGGACAAAGAACATCCTGAGCTCCGAGAGGGCTGCTCAGGCAGTCTGGCAGTGCTGACTCAGAAGAACACGATGCACTTTCAGAGATATCCTGGGCTGTTTTCTTGTAACTttcccagctccagcctgctgcCAGCTAAGAGAAACCCTCTCACACACACAATCGTGAATTGGCATCTTCCCCTCGTGGCCCTGCCACAACAGCCAGTGCGGATGAGGTCTCTCctgagaagcagctgcagagagaaagCTTCATGAAAACAACCTCAAGTCATTTGCAGACATCCGCCAAAacttttgggggatttttgcAGGGCTTTTCCTGTGCTCAACTGCCTGTTCCTGTGCggcagcctgcagcaccagccacaCCAAGCTCCTGGAGCAGAAGGTAGAGGCAGCCCTCCTTCAGCTTCCCACTGCACCCGTGCCACAGGCGTGAGAGCTGCCAGGTTCTGTGAATGCAGAGGCAGAGTTTTAAAACAACAGATGGGTGAGGATTCAGCGTTCAAACCCTGATGCAATCATCTGCGAGCAATTATGAAAATTAGCAGAATTAAATATGGAAATCCGCGTTAATGCAGAGCAAGGGAAAGAGTAGCCTCGGGTGCCAGTTAAGGTTTTCCCGGAGGCACTTTGCTCAATCATCTCCCCGGGAGCTCCCTTACCGCCTTCCCCGTCCAGCAGTGCCGCCCCGTGCTGCAGCCCGGCTGCTCCAGGAAGGCACTGAAGTCGGTGGTCCTGaccccacagcagctccagtACTTCATCCTGTGGGGTGTGGGGCTTCCTGAGCGGGCAGCAGGACCCCAGCAAGGGCAGGACCCCACGGGACCGCTTCCAGCCCGCAGCGAGGTCAGTAAAGGGAGGTTCCTTACCCCTCGTGGAAGACAGGAACGCCAGGGTGGAAGGTACAAACCTCTGCGTTGCTCTCTGCACCCCGGTAGACCTGTGGGGAAAGAAGCAGAGGGGAGACTTGGCTGTGCCTCCAGCACGGCATGGCCAGGCACCCGTACGTCAGGGCCCATTCCCATCACAGTCACAGCATGCTGCCCGTTGTCACCCTTCCCTCAGGGTCCAGCATCGGAGAGGACTTTCTGGGGacagctgctggccctgctccctGTTGGCAGCACCCAGCCATGGCAGGACACTGCTGCATGCCCCCAGCACCGCCCCGCCGAGCCCCTATCCCAGCACAGCACGGCAGCCTTGGGGCGAGGCAGAAAGCGTGCTGCACTGCAGGAGTGAGGAGCAGGCAGGAATTACTCCATTCCGTGCCCATTCTACCCAGGTGAACTGCAGGGCGGCGCAGAGCGTGCAGGGACGCCAGGTACTCACCGCCTTGCAGGCTGCATTCTTGCAGGTGGTGCCAGCTCTCACCTGCGCTGCCACCTCCCCTGCAAGGACAGCACAGCTTTGCTCGGAGACACacaccctgcctgtccccagccctcccacagcccctgctccgGGCTCGCCAGGCCAGGccaggccctgctgccagctgcggACTGAGAAGTACCTGTGCAGCTGCCCTCGGGCACCTTGTCGTGGGGGGACAGGCTCAGTTTCTCCAGTGCCTGCTCCAGAGACCTGGATACTTTAATTGGCAGCAGTTGTCGTGGCTCATCAGAgctggaaaacaacagcaacaaaggctgagatttgttttttttgtttgtttggttttgcaatTTAAGTGTCGCGGCTCCTTCCCcggaggcaggcagggcaagGCTCATGCACAAGCAGCAGCGTGGCCAGGCGGTGCCATCAGCTGAGCCTCTCTCACCTTGGTCTTTCCCGCTGCATCATCTCAGCTGATTTTGGTCCTTGGATGATGAATTCCGCCACTGGCTTGGCCTTCGCCTTGTCCGAGCTCTCCTCTTGGAGAGGCTCAGGGGGCTTCTCCTTGCTGTGGAACCCCTTTGTGCATCCCTGAGCAGCAGAGACGAGCCCGATGCCTGCTTTGCCCTTTCTAACCTGGAGGCTGCTTCAGCCCTGGTGAGCTCCCGTGACCCGGTGGCTCTGCATCCTGCAGGGCCGGGCTCCCACCCTACAGCAGCGCAGGGGCCGTGTCCACAGGGATTCCCACGTGCAGACCACCGGGGCCGTGTCGGGAAGGCCTCAGCTCTGTCCcaccccagcctggcagcagagggacAGCAAAGAGCCTCCCCACCTCCCCGGGCTGCTCAGACACCTCATGGCGCGGGGGGCATGAGCTGCACGGGGTCCCAGCCGCTTTGGTGAGTCTCTCACCTGAATGGAGAGGAACTCGGAGAAGTCCGTCGTGCGCTTCTTGCAGCAGGACCAGCCCTGGGCACCGGGAGAGGACGAGACGGTCGGGGTGGATGTCCCCACCGGGCACACGGTCCCACCCCGCGGCTGCGGCCCCTCTTACCTTCAGGGCATCATGGAAGATGGGGACGCCCGGGTGGTACAGGCAGGCATCTGAAGAGGGAAAAGCATTCGGAGCCTTTTGGGAAGGGCGATCCTGGCCGTGCACCCCCAGCTGCTCCcgagctgcctgctggcagccGAGGCCGCAGACCAGGAGAGGATCGGGGGGCAGGAACCCCGCTTACCCTCGGTGTTGTGCTCGGGATCAAACCTCTGCCCGCAGCCCTTGTTGTAGCACAGCAACGCCATGGCTCAGGCGGACACGCGGCGTCCTTCACTCCAACAAAAACCCCGTCAATCTCATCCCCTGTGTTTCCCCGCAGTTCCCAGCACAGGCGCCGCGAGGTGACTttgcctgcctttgggggcagctggaggaggcggCTGGTAACCGGAGAGCTGGCCAAAGATGGACATGGCAGCTGGCGGGACCCGCGTTATCTCCAGAGGCATATTTCTGTCCTGCCCCATGCTCCGGCACACGCAGGCGCCCGGCGGAGGGGACACAAGCTGCGGGGTGCCCTGGGGTGGGCTGGTGCTTGTGCTCGGATCCGTGGAGCCACAGCtcctgagcagctgctgggagagctcTCGATTTATTTATCATCCAGAGAAGTGGCTGAAAGTTTACtgcaaagggaaggaagagactTCGCAGGGTCCCAGGGCAAAATGTGCACATGGCACCAGCAGACCAGAGCAGGGAATGTGCCCAGACATCCCTGATCCCCACCAGGGCCTTGTGCAGCCCAGGGATGAAATCTGTCCCCAGCAGCTTTCCCTGCTTCCACCATCACCACAGAAGTGTGCAAAATGATACGAGGGCTTCCAGTGAGCAGGAGGGGTTTGCTGAAGCTCCCCGTTCTCATCCGAACACCCCgtgtttttcttcctacagacgagAAGCCCTCTTGAGATCAAAGATTTTACGTAGTTCCTACAAATATCTAAAacaaaagtttctttttattgttcctGTTTGCAGAGGCAGATGTTTCCTGGGTGTCTCTCTGACCTGTGGGATCACACTGCAGCCAGCGAGCACTTCTGCAGCGGAACCGGGTCTGAGAGAAGCCCACGAAGGGCAGGTcctgtgggcagcagctgccctgggagGCAGCCCGGAtgccactgctgctcctctcAGAGCAAACCCTCAACGCAAAGGTACAGCAGCCCCAAAGCCTGCCCTACCTGCGGTGCAATATCcccaggaaagctctgcaggagtgccagcagcctggctttgaGCTGATGCCACCCCTTAAAGAACTGCGTGCCCCAAGGCACGGTAACAGGCAGCAGTGTGAAGGGCggctggagaagcaggagggATCACAGGTCCCGGGGAGTCCGTCAGAGCCCTGTGACGGGTCTGCGTGGTGCTCTAGGGTTTCAGGTCTCCTCGTCCTTTCTGCAAGCCGTCAGCAAGGCTGCAGCTGTTGCCATCCTCGTGCCAGGAAGGGTTTGGAGCTCGGGTTACTTTGCAGAGGAAACGCCGAGGCGATGCGGAGGGTGCTGAGGCTCGGTTTGGAAGGACCTGCAGGTTTGAGGTCAGGGTTtcagccctggggacaggcaCAGCACACCCAGGGCGCAACAGGGACAAGCCCTGTGCTAGGGCTGGCACTTTCTGAatgagagaaaggaggagatgaGGTACTTGTAATAGGAAGGCCGTGGTGTGGGGCAGCACACCGATCACCCAGCGCCTGGttgggagctgtggctgccagcagccgTGGCCCCACGTGGCTGGgtccagccctgccccagggcaGAGCTCCAAGTAAAGCACAAGTCCCTGTCATGTgggctggctgtgggcagcacCTTTGGAACGGCGTGCAAGGAACGGCCAGCTGGGAATTACAAATAAAGCCTCTCTGCTTCATGTGCAGTCAATTTGGTctaacagaacaaaaagatgaTAGAAAAAATGGACCCAATCGCTCTCAAACGACTTCCACAGTTGTTTCTTGGGGAAAGCCCTGTTATCACCTTGGACCTTGGACCAAGGAGCACGGGGTGCAGCTGCAGACGAggccagcacagagctgggcttCCAGACCCCAAGCACTGAGCATGAAAGCAAATGTCACCTCTTGAGGCTGCCGTGTGCCAAGGACATGCAGGTCTGTGAACAAAGAGGAGCGAGAGGGCAGCTTGAGGAAGGAGGTGACTTCACCACAGGGACACCTACCTGTGCATGCAGGTGCTGATGGTGCTGAGGGGCTCCTCACACAGAGAGGCACAGCACTTCTCCATGGAGCAAGGAGGCTTTGCGTGTGTAATCCAGTCACAGCAATCCTGCAAAGCCTTTCAGCAAGGAGCCAGTCCAGAAGTCCTCTCCGAACACAGTTTCATTGTCTTCAGCTGGCACCCTCGTGAAAGCCTGCAGCCAGAATTAGCAGTGTGGGGTTTTACAGGTTTTCCTTTTGGGGGCGCCGCAGCCTAGAGGCACAGCCACCCCGAGCAGGTAGAGCAGTGGGCAGGCTGCACCGAGCGAGGGAGCGTCCCAAAGGCACAGCAAGGTAACAGTAAGACTGCTCATCAGTCCTGGTAGGGAACATCTGCCAGTCACGTTCCAGGTAAAAGCCCCAGGAACAGCCACATCCCCTCCACAAGGCAACAGAAGGGCTGATCAGCATTCTAGCCACCTTACTCGGCATTTTGCAGCGTGTAGTTACCTTAGCAAATTGACAGGTGAAAAACATCAAGCTCCTCACACTGTACCTACAGGTGTCGCAATCCCTCTGATAATCACCACTAAATACTGCCAGCTACTCATACAGATGATgccaaacagaaataaaacaagcaaaagaaacaagacCAGCAGCTGCAGTCTCTCTCCAATACAACTTACCAATCATGCCATTACAAGCTAATTATAAATATTCAATGAACAGCTGTAAACTAGTAAAAGCCTCCAGAATAACTACTTCATCTCTTTTATCAGGGTACCCACAGGCCaattcataatttttaaaagctctgttAACATCAGGCacctgaaaatgttttcatcttccCTATTATTTCTCAGGTTTATAAGGCAGCTCCTTATGCTCCTACACGGTAACTTTCTCCCTCCTGAAGTCTCTTCCTAAGCTCCCCCTTtctgctccctccttcccagtCTCACCTCAAGCTTCAATACAAGAGTGTAAATCAGGACTCCTGTCCTTACAGATTCCCTCAGGTATTACATAAGATTAATTGTTATTGTCACCACTGACACTTTCAGTCCCTCAGCTTTCTGCCCCAGCGGAGTTCAGAACCCCACAGGAAGGTCTGCATCCTACTCAGAGGCAACTGCAACGCGGAGCAGAGACAGACAGCTTTGTACCAGGCAGATCAGACACAGATTGAACCCTATGCTCCCAGTGAGTCACAGACAAGTCTTCCACTTCGATTCTCTGCAACTGCAATGTAGACATAACCTAGGTGCATCAGGACTTCCTTTATTTTACTCTTAA belongs to Anas acuta chromosome 13, bAnaAcu1.1, whole genome shotgun sequence and includes:
- the ITGB1BP2 gene encoding integrin beta-1-binding protein 2; this translates as MALLCYNKGCGQRFDPEHNTEDACLYHPGVPIFHDALKGWSCCKKRTTDFSEFLSIQGCTKGFHSKEKPPEPLQEESSDKAKAKPVAEFIIQGPKSAEMMQRERPSSDEPRQLLPIKVSRSLEQALEKLSLSPHDKVPEGSCTGEVAAQVRAGTTCKNAACKAVYRGAESNAEVCTFHPGVPVFHEGMKYWSCCGVRTTDFSAFLEQPGCSTGRHCWTGKADKKAVSCRQDWHQTGSQVVVTIYAKNPLPALSSVKANRTVLEVHVIFEGNKIFQAELDLWGVIATEKSFVSMVPTKVEITLCKASPGLWARLEHPQSRACSQGEPEKAAASAEELEEDSDDSLSWSEEDDEELEAPSSTAPLKGFDSSPGGAAPTQSTM